The Saccharomyces paradoxus chromosome XV, complete sequence DNA window AAAGAACAATAGCAGTTGCAAGAAAAGTTGTTTCTTACTGttttgcaaaaaaagagcACAGAACAGGCCACGCACCACCCGATACAGCATGTCCTCCGCTATTACTGCTTTGACACCTAACCAAGTGAACGATGAATTGAACAAGATGCAAGCTTTCATCAGAAAGgaagctgaagaaaaagcgaAGGAAATCCAATTGAAGGCAGACCAAGAGTACGAAATTGAGAAGACCAACATTGTAAGAAATGAAACCAACAACATTGATGGCAACTTCAAGAGCAAGTTGAAGAAGGCCATGCTTTCGCAACAAATTACCAAGTCGACGATAGCAAACAAAATGAGGTTGAAGGTTCTTTCTGCTCGTGAACAGTCGCTGGACGGGATATTCGAAGAAACCAAGGAGAAGTTGTCAGGCATTGCCAATAACCGGGATGAGTACAAGCCCATTTTGCAATCATTGATCGTGGAAGCTCTTTTGAAGTTGTTGGAGCCTAAGGCCATTGTCAAGGCTCTTGAAAGAGACGCTGATTTAATCGAGTCGATGAAGGACGATATTATGCGTGAGTACGGCGAAAAGGCCCAACGTGCACCATTGGAAGAGATTGTTATTTCCAAGGATTACTTGAACAAAGACGTCATCTCCGGCGGTGTGGTGGTCTCCAATGCCTCCGACAAGATTGAAATTAACAACACTTTGGAGGAAAGATTGAAATTGTTAAGTGAAGAGGCATTGCCCGCCATCAGACTGGAATTGTACGGTCCTTCCAAGACAAGAAAGTTCTTTGACTGATCGAGCTGCAGCTTGTATAACTACATACTTACATATACACTCTaacagattttttttttgtatgtTGCTCTCCTCTCTGTTATGGTCCAGTCTTTtgcctctttttttttttctttttttttttttttttttttttttttggcagcATTATGAGAGAACAATAGGGCTTGAGATCGCATCAAGACTAATTGTAACGGTATATGCAATCAAATTAAAGCCGATTTTCATTCAAGCATCTCATGAATCGGCGTCTCCTGGTGCGTTCTATATCATGTTTCCAACCTTTGTCGAGAATAACCTTTGGAAGACCAAACACAGCATTTCTTAGAAGCTATGCCGATACATTCGCTACTGCAAAAACGAATGGCACCATATTGCGGAAACAGTTACTGTCGTTGAAGCCCATTTCTCCCTCCGACTCACTGTTCATCTCGTGCACGGTGTTCAATTCCAAGGGAAATATCATCTCAATGTCCGAGAAGTTTCCTAAATGGTCCTTTTTAACTGAACATTCCCTTTTCCCCAGAGATCTGAGGAAAATAGACAACTCTTctattgatattattccAACCATCATGTGCAAGCCGAACTGTATTGTTATTAACTTATTACATATCAAGGCTCTTATTGAACGAGACAAAGTCTACGTCTTCGACACAACAAACCCCTCCGCCGCTGCCAAATTGAGTGTACTCATGTATGACTTGGAGTCTAAGTTATCTTCCACCAAGAACAACTCTCAATTTTATGAGCATAGAGCCCTCGAGAGTATTTTTATCAACGTAATGAGCGCATTGGAAACGGACTTCAAGCTTCACTCACAAATCTGTATCCAAATCTTAAATGATCTGGAGAACGAGGTCAATAGACTTAAGCTGCGCCATCTATTAATTAAATCCAAAGATCTTACCCTTTTTTACCAAAAGACTTTATTGATCAGAGATCTATTAGATGAGTTACTGGAAAATGACGATGATCTAGCAAACATGTACCTGACAGTTAAGAAGTCTCCGAAGGACAATTTTTCGGACTTGGAAATGCTTATAGAGACTTACTATACCCAATGTGATGAATATGTTCAACAATCGGAATCTTTGATTCAAGATATCAAATCCACTGAGGAAATCGTCAACATCATATTGGACGCAAATAGAAACTCATTAATGCTGTTAGAGTTGAAAGTTACCATCTATACATTGGGATTCACCGTAGCATCTGTACTACCTGCGTTTTATGGTATGAAtttaaaaaactttatcGAGGAGAGTGAATGGGGGTTTACTTCGGTGGTGATGTTCTCCATCGTTTCTGCCCTTTATAtcaccaagaaaaattttaattctttaagATCTGTGACAAAGATGACTATGTATCCAAACTCACCCGCAAACTCTACTGCATATCTCAAAACGCCGGCTTCTATTTCTCTGTCAAATAAACTAAGAAGAAGGCGAAACTGGTGGAAATCGACCAAGCAGCGGCTGGGAGTATTGCTTTATGGTACCAGCTATTATAATGAGGCTAATTTGTCGAACaataaaattaataaaGGCCTTtcgaaattgaagaaattcaatatGGAGAATGATATTAAAAACAAGCAAAACAGAGAcatgatttggaaatggTTGATAGAAGATaagaagaattgaaagGCGACCTTCATGATAAACTTTACAATATTATTAGCATAAACctgtatatatacatatgtaagaaaaaagattacttaaaattcttttttaacagcaaattcttttgtctttgtaaacaaataaataattaaaCTAAAACTAATTATACATTGATACTTTTTATTAAGGActaaataaacaaaaagaactcctatgcatttttttttgtattatttttacttcttAAATGGAAAGCTTCTCCTTGAACAAGCTTTCTAAATCATCAACTGCATCCTTTATAGCGACTGGCTTATCACCCATACCTTGGAAAACATTACCTTTACCACCAGCTTTACCACCAATGATACTGGATACCTTTTTGGCAAGTTCTGAACCATCAATACCCTTAGCCAAAGCAGCATTGGAGATGTAACAACCGTGAGCAACACGACCTTCAGGGTCATTACCTGCTAATAAATAGATTGACTTGTCCTTGACACCATCATTGGATTTCATGTAGTTGATGGCTTCAGTAATAGCTTTGGCATTTGGAGAAATATCAATGAATTTGACTAAATATGGGGCACTCTCATTGGTTTCGAAAAAGGTCTTCACTTCATCCAAAGtttgtttgttttcctttttggcTCTTGACTTAACTTCATCCTTTAcagctttttcaattttgttgaatttTTGCTTTAGTTCATTCTTTGTGATAACAGAAATTGAAAGTTGACCGAGTTTAACGCCAAGttccttcaatttcttttcttttattggAGAGAACGGCAGCTTGTCTGCAGCATCCAAATCGGCAGCAAATTGTTCAGCCAATCTTTGGGCTTCAAAGGCTTCAGTTCCCGTAACAGCAACAATTCTTCTGATACCCTTTGCAATACCACTTTCTTCTAAAATGACGAAGTATTTGATATCACCGGTCTTATTGACATGGGTACCACCGCAAAATTCGATAGAGTATTTGGTCCATTCTTCGTTAGCTGGGTTGGCCAATAATTCTTCGATTGGCTTACCAACAGAAACTACACGAACTGGGTCTGGATAAGTCTCACCAAAGACAGCACGAACACCATCGATGGATTTAGCCAAGTCCAATGGAATTTCCTTGTAAAACACTTGcaagttttctttgatttgcTCGTTACAAATATCTTcaaccttcttcaattcatcGTTTGTTACTGCCTTTTTGTGAGAGAAATCGAATCTCAGTTTTTCTGGAGCAACCAAAGAACCCTTCTGATCGACATCATTACCCAAAGTTTCCTTCAAGGCAAAATTTAAGATATGTGTACCAGTGTGGTTGTTCTTAATAGGGAAACGACGTAGTTCATCAAATGAAGCGATAATCTTGTCGCCAATAGACAACTTACCTTCTTCTAAAGACCCAGTGTGAAAAACGAAACCGTTATACAATTGAACGTTTTCAACATTAAATTCGGCAACATCATCAATAACAATTTTACCAGTGTCATATTCTTGACCACCCTGTTCGGCGTAGAAACATGTCTTATCTAAAATAATACCGTACTTTTTACCTGGTTCGGTGATCTCATCTACAAACTTGGTACCGTCGTGCAGTTTCAAAATAGTACTCTCGACGTTGGCACTACCGTATTTGAATTCATCGTTAGTCTTGGGCACTTTGGCGTCGTTTAACTCGGATAATTCATGAACGTTTAGTTTAATCAAATCACTTTGATCCTTCTTGCCACCTCTTTTGGATGCTTCGTATGATTCTTGCTTGGCTTTCTCGAAACCTGGGCCATCGATCTTTAAGCCTTGTTCTTCAGCCATCAATTCAGTCAAGTCGACTGGGAAACCATAAGTGTCGTATAGCCTCCAAACCTGCTTACCGTCTAATGTCCTAGATTCAGTCTTAGAAGCAGCTGAagcatatttttcaaatagcCTTTCACCACGGTCCAAGGTTTTGGCGAAAgaagcttcttcttcatccaaGATTTCAAAGAGGAATGCAGGATCCTTAGCTAATTCGGGAAAGATGTCTTGAACCTGAGAAATCAAAGTTGGGGCCAAAGTAGAGAAAAAGTTACCGATTGGGTAATTCATGTATTTACGAGCGTAACGGGCACCTCTTCTTAGAATACGTCTCAAGACATATCCTCTACCTTCATTGTTTGGAACACCACCATCAGCCAAGGCAAAAGTTAATGTACGGACATGATCAGCTAGAACTCTGTAAGCGGTATCGATACCGTCCTTATCGTTTTCACCAAAATTGCCAGAATATGGTCTAACTGAAGTTATTTCTTGGATACGTTCGAATAAAGGTGTAAAGACATCGGTATCGTAGTTAGATCTAACATCTTGCAGGACAGAAACCAATCTTTCGAACCCCATACCTGTATCAATATGCTTGGCAGGTAATGGCTTCAAAGAACCGTCTTGTTCTCTGTtaaattgaataaaaacCAAATTCCAGACTTCCAAGACATCAGGATCGTCCATGTTAACCAAAGAAGCGGCATTTCTACCACCTATTCTATCGTAGTGGATTTCAGAACAGGGACCACATGGACCTTGGTCACCCATTTCCCAAAAGTTGTCCTTTGCATTACCAGGTAATATATGGTCATCGGGAACACCAACATTTTTCCATAATTCGCGGGCTTCGGTGTCAGGTTCCAAgcccaatttttcatcacctTCGAAGTAAGTAACGTATAATCTATCCTTTGGAATACCGTAAACTTCAGTCAACAGAGTCCACGAGTAGGTAATCGCTTCCTTCTTGAAATAGTCACCAAACGACCAGTTACCCAgcatttcaaaaaaggtATGATGATAGGAATCTTTACCAACATCTTCTAAATCGTTATGTTTACCGCCGGCTCTGATACACTTTTGAGAGTTGAAAGCCCTTTTCAAGGTGTAGAAATCGGAAGCTGGATCGACGGTACCTAAAAAGATAGGTTTATATTGGTTCATACCGGCGTTAGCGAAAAGTAAAGTTGGATCATCAAATGGAACGACTGGAGAGGATTTGACAAACTTGTGTTCTTTGGACTTGAAATAGTCTAAAAAGGTATTACGGACATTAGAAGCGGTCCATTTTTGCTTATCACCGATCGTCATTATGGCTCTAGTTGATGTAGTTAATTGCTTCTTGAAAGAAAGAGTCAAGTTCCTTAATCCGGTAGTTGACGTCGTCTTGTCTTAAATGAGAAGATGTTGGAAGCACGCcttttttctaattttttaaaaattctaAATCGTTCAATCAAACTACCTCATATCTGATGGTAATCGCCAACTGCgcttttcttgttttacTCACTATCCATCGAgcgaataaaaaaaaaagagaaaaaagaaacggcCAATTCGTCGATCATGATTAAATTAAATTCTAGGGCTTGGGATTATTAGGTTTAGTCTGTATATTAATTAGGATATATCTGGAGTTTCATAGGACTCTGGGAGTACTGAACTTGGAGAGTATATTGTTGATTGAACCGAAGTGCTTGCTGTTATCGTCTCTGAACTTGGTTATAACACGACTGAGATGAGTCATTACCACCATTTGAGTGCTGTTCAGCGCCTTCTGTGCTACGTGTTGATCTAATTTCAGTATATAGTGGGTGTATATAAATTTAAGATATTATTGATGTGAAAATTACCCGGATTGTTAATAGCACATACAATACGTGTGCTTAATATGTAGCGTATTATGGAACAATTGTGCTAGTGGAATATATACGTATCCGTGTGAGTGCGTCTGTTGATCATGAGATTACTGGCGTTGAtatcgttattattgtatGCGCCGCTTCGTTCATTGGCCCATAGCTTACGATATGGCATACCCGAATCTGTTCAGGTCTGGTCTATTTTAGTTCACTTACTAGACGATCTTGATGGCCAGCTACTAGCTGATTTATACCCTTTGGTCACCGGTTTGGATGATGAGATTGATACTCAAGAAAACCTTGTGGCGCTAACTTCGAATATATTAAGGGAACGGTACGGTGAAGAGGATGTGGCCGATCTGTTGGAACTGTATGCTGATCTTTACCCTATGGGCATGATAGAGTGGAGTACCAGTTCTAATGCTGAACCGGAAGATATAGATGAGAgctattttgttttgaatGGTAATAGGTACGAGAAGCCCGATGACGtgttttatttgaaatctAAGGATTTAATAACCCAGCAGAAAATCCCAGATATTGATGTTATACAGCCTTACGATGTTGTCATTGGCGCTAACTCTAAAGCACCGATTTTGATCTTGTACAGTTGTCCTAACATTAATGACCCTGACTTCGAAGAATTTAATAGAAATTTATTCATGGAAGCCATGAATGAAGAGGGAAAGATTAGATTTATTTGGAGACCAACATGCTCCCTTGATGGAAAAAGTGTGGAGTATCCCTTAGATTTCCCACTTGAAATTACTTTACAAAATGGTTCTAGCATGAGTTCAATACctcaattgaagaaaatactATCTACTGTACCAAACGAAATATCAGTTGAAGTAGACCACGATGATCAGCTTTATGACCTAAAACCAGAAGAATTACGTGAACTTGATTTGAAAGTAACATCGTTAATCTCGGAATTTTATCAAGACAAAGAAGATACTATAGCCACTCTAAACTTTactaaaaatattgttaaCAACTTTCCACTAATCTCCAAACAACTGGCTAGGGCTTCTACTGTCAACAAGGATATAATAGCAAGTAACGAAAAACTTAATAGTAAAGGCTTTGATTATAACATGTTGGGTCTCTATATTAATGGACAGAACTGGAAAATTACTTCACTGAACCCGTACAATTTGCTTACTGCTTTAAAAACTGAACATCAAAGTTTACTGAAAATCACAAATCTTTTGCAAAATCTCGAGCCCTCAAAAGGCGTGCTGGATTCCAAGTTCTTACTAAATAAATTTTCTCAGTTTTCATTAGGGAAGTTGCAAAACTTACAACCAATTAAATTGGATCTTCACACAATTCCAGGGTTCTCAGAATCAGTAATATACTTCAACGATATCGAAACCGATCCGCAATATAATGAATTAGTAAATAATGTTCaagcattttttgataaatcaaaatttggaGAGTTGCCTGAGATAAGGCAAAACTGGTCAGAGATCATATTCGTTATAGATTTTGCCCATTTAGAAGATAGTGAAGTCAAGGAGGCATTGGGTGGATTAGTTCGTGCCGTCAATGTTGTCTCCCAAGGCTATCCACAAAGAGTCGGACTTTTGCCATTTAGTTCCAATAGTGATAGATCCGTTGTCAATAAAATTTACGAGCTCAAAAATTCAACTGACGATCTGACAGAGTTGAAAACGTTTTTGGAAACAATGCTGCTTGCCGACGGTCTTTCTGCGAATGCAAAATTTTCGAAGCACATATCAGTTCCAGATGTTTTTCATCTACTTGATGAACTTCAAATCGACGAAACATCAATTATAATTAATGGGGAGATTTACCCATTTAAAAAAAACGCTTGGAACTATTTGATCGCAAAAGTTATAAAGAAGGACACTGAATTCATTCGTAAAGAACTAAGCATCTCCTCTccaaaaaacaaacaaaccAGTGTGAGGGACTTATTACACTACAAATCTGCAAGTTTGAGACATAATAAATATACGCCAAATTATTTTGCCGATTCGCTATACTCTTCGGTCAATAATACTGTATTAGAAAGTATCTGCCCAGAAAGAATAATCTCTTATACtaagaatgaagaatacAATTTATTACACACGATTACACTGGTTGATGATTTTAGTTCTATTCAtgctttgaaaagattgaaaaatttgttgcATATCTCATTTGTTGGTGTTAGGATGAGAATCATTCATATAGGTGATATTTCAGACACTTGGCTTCAATTGCGTGGTAGCTTTTCCCAAAAAGATCCGATAGGCCCAGTAAATACACTTATTGACGCCTTGAAATttaaaaagggaaaaagtCACACACGCACAAAAATTAGCTTAAACAGGTTGGGCCTTCATAAATGGCTTCCTGATATTCCATTATTTGAATTGGGGAAGGGTTCATTTATTGCTTTGAACGGTCGCTTTATTCATCTTGATCAAAATGAAGTACCAGAAACAAAGCATTTCGAagcaataataaaaagagaagctgtaagaactatcgattcaGTCTTCGCCCTAGACTTACTTTTCCCAGGTTTTTCACAGGAAAGAATCGATCCTGATTTAATAGAAATGATATCCTCTATTCTAACTAAGTTATTTTACCAAGGCACGCATATATACGGTAATGGCATCGATTATACCACTGAAAGTAGCTTGCCAAGAATGGATTTGAATCAGTTTTTTGAACCTAATAATTTGACAATGTTCGAAGATGGAAAATCAGCTCCTATTGATTTATTGCTAATTTTAGACCCACTTGAAGAGAGATCACAAATGATTCTCTCTCTTGTTGAGCAATTTaagtctttgaaatttgttaATACTCAAGTAGTTTTAATGCCGACGCTGGAATTAAACGTTGTCCCCATTAGAAGAATATATGTTGATAACGCAGAGATTGTCAAATCAATAACTTCTGAGAATAGCAAGTCGGATCCAGGAGTAGATATCGAAATGAATGTCCCTAATTATTTCATCGTAGACAACAATCATCggctaaaaaaattgctcATAGAATTACATGTGTTTTCTAACAAAACAGTTCTTTCAGCTGGCAATATTGATGGTATAGGGGGTGTATGTCTAGCACTTGCCGATGCTGCGGGGAACATCATCGACAAAACTACAACAATGAAAACCTTTGGTTATGGACAGTTCCATATCGACAAGTTTTTAAAGGGTTGCTATATAAAAAGTTGTGATTCAAGATATACTGTTCAGTCTTTTTCTACTGACGGGCATCCTGACTTCATACCATCAAATTTACTGGATATAGTGTCGTACAACCCACAAGAAATTGCTGtgaaaatttcagaagAGCCCTCACACGAGAAAGAACATGAGGAAGAAGGCGACGATGATACAACaatcaatattttcacTATTTTAGAAACTGGACCGGAAGAGGAGGAAAGGTATAAGCAAATGATTTTATCCATTTTGTCTAAATGTCCCAAAACGCAGAaagtgaatttttttactttagATCAGCCATTTATCTCCAACAATTTAAGAAAATCATGTGAGTACATAAATTCCTCTAGTGAAATGAGAGGCAGTGtcattttcttggattATGAATGGCCTCGATGGTTAAGACCGCaaagattttctttaagGAGGAGGGATGTATCCAAGTTTCTGTTCCTAGATGTCATTTTACCTCAAAATGTCtccaaaatattatatatgATCCCTACTGAAACACCACTTGATCCTTTTGACatgtttcaatttcaagGCCTCAAACGTGCACCTCTAGGATTATTCCGAATGAGTGGTGATGGTTATTGGAAAGAGGGGTATTGGGAGAAAATGCTAAGGGAAAATAatttagaattttattCTACTGAACCGGGCTTTCTTGTAAACTTAAAAAGGTTTCGTGAACTAGATGCGGGTGATAAATACAGAATTCACTATCAACGTATATCCACAGATGCCAGATCTCTTGTCAATATTGGCCAAGATCTGGTTAACAACCTACAACTTGAGGTTCCGATTAGATCCCTGAAGAGGTCCTTCAAGAAGGAATTAGTCATTAATAATGAACTTCTTGCtaagtggaaaaaaagtgttAATATATTTGCATCCTCCCCTACGGATGAAGAAGTATCTGGAGAAAGCGATAGTAGCGAATACCAAGATTACGACAACGCCGCTCCTCTGCATGACGAATTATAACCACTTTTAGGAAGAAACTATTGCGCAGTGGTTCCAAGAGCATCGAAGAAGTGTTTCTGTGCATGAAGGTCCTTTCATAATTAACTACTTATGTAAGATTTAAGACGTAAAATGTCTCACAAAAAGCCTACTCAAGTAAAAAGAGAATTCTATAGAAAGAATATAGGTTCTGCCTTTTGAGGGAACAGCATAAAAGATTTTGCGTATGCTCCCATGAGTCATTGGGTTGTTTAGTGATGACAAAAGATCACAGGCAAAGTCTGTTTCgctctttttcttttttttttttttcgagCAGATTGCAATCAGCGATGAGaccaaaaatggaaagtAGGTATGGGCTGATGATTGCCTAAACGGTTATCAATTGCTTTATTGTAAACGCCTCTATTATATGAATAAACCTCTATTGACTCTCTTTATTAATATTTAAATAGGCAGAGAATATAGTATCATCTGGACCAAAAAATGACAGCGCCATTGTGGCAAAATAAGAATGAGAAAAAGCACACAGTTAAAAGAGCGTTATCAACGGATATGACCAGCAACATTTTAAGTAGCACAAACGCGAGCTCAaacgaagaaaattctAGAAGTTCTTCTGCTGCCAATGTACGGTCCGGAACAGCTGCAAATACACTTGTTAATGGCAGCAGCACTAGAAAGAGGCTTGCATGCACTAATTGTAGAAatagaaggaaaaaatgtGATTTAGGCTTTCCCTGTGGTAACTGTTCTAGGTTGGAATTGGTTTGTAATGTTAATGACGAGGacttaagaaaaaaacggTACACCAATAAATATGTGAAGTCTTTGGAAAGCCATATTGCTCAGCTGGAGACCAACTTAAAAAATCTCGTTCAGAAGATCTACCCTGATGACGAACAAATGCTGAATCGAATGATGGTAGGAGATGTATTGTCAGCTCTTCCAGATACTTCCCAAGTCTCAATCAACTATACTGACCAAACTCCCTCCCTTCCAATTCCCGCAACTAGAGGTACATTCattattgataatgataAGGTTAGTCAACCTCTACCGTCCTTTGACCAACAAACAGAGCGCTCCACTTTAAATTCAGGTCTTTTCAACACccaaaagcaaaattttGGAGAGTCTCTTGATGATCAGCTACTTTTACGAAGATCGATAACACCACaaggtgaaaaaaagaagaagccgTTAGTAAAGGGCAGTCTTTATCCTGAAGGACCTGTGAGTTACAAACGGAAGCAACCAGTAAAATCGGACAGTTTGTTGCCTGCGTCTTCATTAACAGCTGCTGCAGATCCATCTACATTTTCAGATGGCATAACCGTCAGTAATCCCACCCTAGTTAATGGTGAACTGAAGAAACGCATATCCGATTTGAAGACCACTGTAATTGTAAGAGGACTGAATGACGATAATCCCAACTCTATTAATAATGATCCCAGGATCTTGAAATCACTTTCTAATTTTTATAAGTGGTTGTATCCTggttattttatttttgttcacagagaaagttttctttatgGCTTCTTCAATCACTCCAAGAATAACTATGAAGACTCAAGTTACTGTTCTGTCGAATTGATATATGCCATGTGTGCCGTGGGTTCGAGGCTTACTCCGGACCTACAAGAATATTCAGAAGTAT harbors:
- the TEA1 gene encoding Tea1p (Ty1 enhancer activator involved in Ty enhancer-mediated transcription~similar to YOR337W) translates to MTAPLWQNKNEKKHTVKRALSTDMTSNILSSTNASSNEENSRSSSAANVRSGTAANTLVNGSSTRKRLACTNCRNRRKKCDLGFPCGNCSRLELVCNVNDEDLRKKRYTNKYVKSLESHIAQLETNLKNLVQKIYPDDEQMLNRMMVGDVLSALPDTSQVSINYTDQTPSLPIPATRGTFIIDNDKVSQPLPSFDQQTERSTLNSGLFNTQKQNFGESLDDQLLLRRSITPQGEKKKKPLVKGSLYPEGPVSYKRKQPVKSDSLLPASSLTAAADPSTFSDGITVSNPTLVNGELKKRISDLKTTVIVRGLNDDNPNSINNDPRILKSLSNFYKWLYPGYFIFVHRESFLYGFFNHSKNNYEDSSYCSVELIYAMCAVGSRLTPDLQEYSEVYYQRSKKTLLQLVFDEQSTARITTVQALFCLAFYELGKGNNQLGWYFSGLAIRVGYDMGFQLDPKVWYVDDNNLQLTQSELEIRSRIYWGCYIADHFICLMLGRTSTLSVSNSTMPESDELPEVNGTEEFRFIGRHVLQISLPLKNLIILSRLVQIFTSKIFIESEDIAQKLKYLNTFNSQVYNWRQSLPEFLQWSKTLIDNDDVSTDPTISYFWYCYYIVRLTFNKPFIEDSQESETVVIEIIDDLKTLLDNFGKKFGNYTKGNLYQLYSCLLAINCLKKLKEVRSSEQDSWNAQLEFFNHIFYTQLYPAYDLPKKLQEDTELETEQENQMLNQVGNINYTHDFSLSHEIDDLIRELFGVGTPQKL